The following are encoded in a window of Mustela nigripes isolate SB6536 chromosome 1, MUSNIG.SB6536, whole genome shotgun sequence genomic DNA:
- the HNRNPDL gene encoding heterogeneous nuclear ribonucleoprotein D-like, with amino-acid sequence MEVPPRLSHVPPPLFPSAPATLASRSLSHWRPRAPRQLAPLLPSLAASSARQGARRAQRHVTAQPPSRLAGGAAIKGGRRRRPDLFRRHFKSSSIQRSAAAAAATRTARQHRPADSAAAMEDVSEYSNIEEFAEGSKINASKNQQDDGKMFIGGLSWDTSKKDLTEYLSRFGEVVDCTIKTDPVTGRSRGFGFVLFKDAASVDKVLELKEHKLDGKLIDPKRAKALKGKEPPKKVFVGGLSPDTSEEQIKEYFGAFGEIENIELPMDTKTNERRGFCFITYTDEEPVKKLLESRYHQIGSGKCEIKVAQPKEVYRQQQQQQKGGRGAAAGGRGGTRGRGRGQGQNWNQGFNNYYDQGYGNYNSAYGGDQNYSGYGGYDYTGYNYGNYGYGQGYADYSGQQSTYGKASRGGGNHQNNYQPY; translated from the exons ATGGAGGTCCCGCCCCGGCTCTCCCATGTGCCGCCGCCATTGTTCCCCTCCGCTCCCGCTACTTTAGCCTCCCGCAGCCTCTCCCATTGGCGGCCGCGGGCGCCGCGGCAGCTCGCCCCGCTCCTCCCTTCGCTCGCCGCCAGCTCCGCCCGGCAGGGGGCGCGCCGGGCCCAGCGCCACGTCACCGCGCAGCCGCCCTCGCGATTGGCGGGCGGGGCGGCTATAAAGGGAGGGCGCAGGCGGCGCCCGGATCTCTTCCGCCGCCATTTTAAATCCAGCTCCATACAACGctccgccgccgctgccgccgcgaCCCGGACTGCGCGCCAGCACCGCCCGGCCGACAGCGCCGCCGCCATGGAGGACGTGAGCGAGTACAGCAACATCGAGGAGTTCGCAGAGGGATCCAAGATCAACGCGAGCAAGAACCAGCAGGATGACGG GAAAATGTTTATTGGAGGCTTGAGCTGGGATACGAGCAAGAAAGACCTGACCGAGTATCTGTCCCGGTTTGGGGAAGTGGTGGACTGCACGATTAAGACGGACCCGGTGACCGGAAGATCCAGAGGATTCGGATTCGTGCTTTTCAAAGACGCGGCTAGTGTCGACAAG GTGCTGGAGCTCAAGGAACACAAACTGGATGGCAAGTTGATAGACCCCAAAAGGGCCAAAGCTCTAAAAGGGAAAGAACCGCCCAAAAAGGTGTTTGTGGGTGGATTGAGCCCAGATACTTCGGAAGaacaaattaaagaatattttggagCCTTTGGAGAG ATTGAAAATATTGAACTTCCcatggatacaaaaacaaatgaaagaagaggattTTGTTTTATCACATACACAGATGAAGAGCCAGTAAAGAAATTATTAGAAAGCAGATATCATCAAATCGGTTCTGGGAAG TGTGAAATCAAAGTTGCACAACCCAAAGAGGTATACaggcagcaacagcagcaacaaaaaggaggaagaggtgcTGCAGCTGGTGGACGAGGTGGCACTAGGGGTCGTGGACGAG GTCAGGGCCAAAACTGGAACCAAGGATTTAATAACTATTATGATCAAGGATATGGAAATTACAATAGTGCCTATGGTGGTGATCAAAACTATAGTGGCTATGGCGGCTATGATTATACTGGGTATAACTATGGGAACTATGGATATGGACAGGGATATGCAGACTACAGTG GCCAACAGAGCACTTACGGCAAGGCATCTCGAGGGGGTGGCAATCACCAAAACAATTACCAGCCATACTAA